Proteins encoded together in one uncultured Sphaerochaeta sp. window:
- a CDS encoding ADP-ribosylglycohydrolase family protein: protein MTEQEFKNKMTGCWMGKNSGGTLGGPLEKGYGEKEMFHVDWYPSLPEGGIPNDDLEMQLVWLQVLRQKGPGFTAHDLAQSWMDSIKYNFDEYGFAKVNMNKGLLPPVCSWYNNPFKDCMGSPIRSEIWACVAPGHPEIAAYYAFMDAICDHGGGESVFGEVYNAVMQSMAFFIDDPLELTKIGLKAIPEDSLTAACISEAMELHSRGEGYEDARHALYEKFYDPNAQYSPLNLGFQTIGLLYGTDFGDAMCKAVNCGYDTDCTGATVGATLGIILGYDKLPSRWIEPLGKNITVNIATGGIENLETPTEVDELTEQTYEMTKRVLAYWGKGDPTAITKELALENCKKLDPAWLESYKSNTIEFNTGGLKLELSYQDDAAIIGSRPSTVTLSITNENFGSVDVKASLMLPEGFSTEEEMAVTRLKKREQVSCTYLIRANSQMIKQSNVGFVQLQMMNRPIPQAIPLVLCGGRRFFISPFFKGKRLEDATTVPESEIFSSLPVAFKEHWTVDNDLQPSFSDTGVVYYLHEIFVERQMDVYIGVPTNGRSAFFLNGSFVHETTKNVPFRPNLGGVGEGDSANYAKAHLEKGWNQLLIKLEALGPDTMAHLTLSSSDDTFMLRNCGYVDGINEAITRLR, encoded by the coding sequence ATGACAGAACAAGAATTTAAAAACAAGATGACAGGATGTTGGATGGGTAAGAACAGTGGAGGGACGTTAGGTGGTCCACTGGAAAAAGGCTATGGGGAAAAAGAGATGTTTCATGTCGATTGGTACCCCTCTTTGCCTGAAGGAGGGATACCTAATGATGATTTGGAAATGCAGTTGGTGTGGTTGCAGGTACTTCGTCAAAAAGGCCCAGGTTTCACTGCTCACGATCTTGCTCAATCATGGATGGATAGCATCAAGTATAATTTCGATGAGTATGGATTTGCAAAGGTGAATATGAACAAAGGGTTATTACCTCCTGTATGTAGTTGGTACAACAACCCCTTTAAGGATTGTATGGGTTCTCCAATCAGGAGTGAGATATGGGCATGCGTTGCTCCAGGACATCCAGAGATTGCTGCATACTATGCATTTATGGATGCTATCTGTGATCATGGAGGAGGGGAATCTGTTTTTGGGGAAGTATATAACGCAGTAATGCAATCTATGGCTTTCTTCATAGATGATCCTTTAGAGCTCACAAAGATTGGATTGAAGGCAATCCCAGAGGACTCTCTTACAGCTGCTTGTATTAGTGAGGCAATGGAACTTCATAGTAGAGGAGAGGGATACGAGGATGCAAGACATGCATTGTATGAAAAATTCTATGATCCGAATGCTCAGTACTCACCTTTGAACCTAGGGTTTCAGACTATAGGTCTGTTATATGGTACAGACTTTGGTGATGCCATGTGTAAGGCGGTTAATTGTGGGTATGATACAGATTGTACAGGAGCTACTGTTGGTGCAACACTTGGGATCATTCTTGGATATGATAAACTTCCAAGTCGGTGGATTGAACCACTCGGAAAGAATATCACTGTGAATATTGCTACTGGTGGGATAGAGAACCTCGAGACTCCTACTGAGGTTGATGAGTTGACAGAACAAACCTATGAAATGACCAAGAGAGTACTTGCCTATTGGGGGAAAGGAGATCCTACTGCAATTACCAAGGAGTTGGCTCTGGAAAATTGTAAAAAACTTGATCCAGCTTGGCTCGAATCCTATAAAAGCAATACAATTGAGTTCAATACTGGCGGCTTGAAGCTGGAGCTATCCTATCAAGATGATGCAGCCATCATTGGTTCCCGACCTTCAACTGTTACGCTTTCGATTACCAATGAAAATTTTGGCTCAGTGGATGTGAAGGCTTCCTTAATGCTTCCTGAAGGTTTTTCTACTGAAGAGGAAATGGCAGTAACTAGGTTGAAAAAAAGAGAGCAAGTCTCTTGTACCTACTTGATACGTGCCAATTCTCAGATGATTAAGCAAAGCAATGTAGGGTTCGTGCAGCTGCAAATGATGAATAGACCTATTCCTCAAGCTATTCCACTGGTGCTCTGTGGTGGAAGAAGATTCTTCATCTCTCCATTCTTTAAGGGAAAACGGTTGGAGGACGCTACGACTGTTCCTGAATCAGAGATATTTAGTTCTTTGCCGGTAGCTTTCAAAGAACATTGGACTGTTGATAATGACTTGCAACCATCTTTTAGTGATACTGGGGTAGTGTATTATCTCCACGAAATTTTCGTTGAACGCCAAATGGATGTATACATCGGTGTGCCTACCAATGGCAGAAGTGCTTTCTTCCTCAATGGTTCTTTCGTGCATGAGACTACCAAGAATGTTCCCTTTAGACCGAACCTTGGTGGCGTAGGGGAAGGCGATTCAGCTAATTATGCAAAGGCTCATCTAGAGAAAGGTTGGAATCAACTTCTTATCAAGCTAGAGGCACTTGGTCCTGATACTATGGCTCATCTTACACTTAGTTCTTCAGATGATACATTTATGTTGCGTAATTGTGGTTATGTCGATGGTATCAACGAGGCGATAACTCGTTTGAGATAA
- a CDS encoding carbohydrate ABC transporter permease, protein MNSLVVAVMTVVVVVLLDVLAGFAFSKLDFPLKHFFFVFILSALLLPGASILVPIFQINSRLGLINTYLALLGPYVVTIAPFNLLMMKNGFDEVPNSVLEASLLDGCSAGHSMWSIALPMCRPSLVMAFIWTMLSSWNEYLFAFVMLRKESMMTITVIPNKFQSMYGGRMGMLYSALFLILLPSIIVYFFMQKFIVVGLNAGSVKQ, encoded by the coding sequence ATGAACAGTCTTGTTGTTGCTGTCATGACAGTTGTTGTAGTGGTTTTGTTGGATGTTCTGGCCGGTTTTGCCTTTTCCAAATTAGATTTCCCCCTTAAGCATTTTTTCTTTGTATTTATTCTATCTGCGTTGCTTCTTCCAGGAGCCTCAATCTTGGTGCCAATTTTCCAGATTAACTCGCGTTTAGGATTAATTAATACCTATCTTGCACTGTTGGGACCCTATGTAGTGACGATTGCTCCTTTTAATCTTCTGATGATGAAAAATGGATTTGATGAGGTCCCGAATTCTGTGCTGGAAGCAAGCTTACTCGATGGCTGTTCAGCGGGGCACTCCATGTGGTCCATCGCGCTTCCTATGTGTAGGCCATCATTGGTTATGGCTTTTATTTGGACAATGCTTTCCAGCTGGAATGAATACTTATTTGCTTTTGTAATGCTTCGCAAGGAATCCATGATGACCATTACCGTTATACCAAATAAGTTCCAGTCAATGTATGGAGGGCGCATGGGTATGTTGTACAGCGCACTATTCCTCATTTTGCTTCCAAGTATCATTGTGTATTTTTTCATGCAGAAGTTCATTGTTGTTGGCTTGAATGCTGGTTCAGTGAAGCAATAG
- a CDS encoding sugar ABC transporter permease, producing the protein MIKYKHSARTGLLFVAPLLLFLLIYMVYPVIYNIQISFFNWNGIAKTKDFVGFENYRTLFSDSVFSITTRNFFYFAVATVSIQCVLGLLLASMFRNAYFGRDMTKAVIFMPAMLSPIIIGSVFFRLLDPNIGYLKEVLKLFGIRGPLSDPQLAIWVIIMVNIWQWTGYSMTLYYGTIVSISDDMFDSAMIDGATQRQILRHIIVPFCRGTTYNLTIVGVIGALKQFDLVVALTGGGPANATQTFATYLYQVAFVNFRQGYSSAISMIMFLIALVITIVQLRAYNAKSLEV; encoded by the coding sequence ATGATAAAATATAAGCATTCTGCAAGAACTGGATTGCTCTTCGTAGCTCCCTTACTATTGTTCTTGCTTATTTATATGGTTTATCCAGTAATTTATAACATACAGATAAGTTTCTTCAATTGGAATGGTATAGCAAAAACAAAGGATTTTGTGGGTTTTGAAAACTACAGGACGCTTTTCTCAGATAGTGTATTTTCAATAACCACAAGGAACTTTTTTTATTTTGCAGTTGCCACAGTATCCATACAGTGTGTTTTGGGTCTTTTGCTGGCAAGTATGTTCCGCAATGCATACTTTGGCAGGGATATGACCAAAGCAGTGATTTTTATGCCTGCTATGTTAAGTCCTATCATCATTGGCTCAGTGTTCTTCCGGTTGCTTGATCCTAACATTGGGTATTTGAAGGAAGTGTTGAAACTATTTGGTATTAGAGGTCCTTTATCGGACCCACAGCTGGCGATTTGGGTAATAATCATGGTGAATATTTGGCAATGGACTGGTTATTCCATGACTCTCTACTATGGAACAATTGTTTCTATCAGTGATGATATGTTTGACTCTGCAATGATTGATGGAGCAACCCAACGACAGATCCTTCGGCACATCATTGTACCATTCTGCAGAGGCACAACGTATAATTTAACAATTGTCGGAGTTATTGGAGCCTTAAAGCAATTTGATTTAGTTGTTGCATTAACCGGAGGAGGTCCAGCTAATGCAACCCAGACCTTTGCGACATATCTCTATCAAGTAGCTTTTGTGAATTTTCGACAAGGATATTCGAGTGCAATTTCCATGATCATGTTTTTAATCGCATTGGTCATTACCATTGTGCAGTTACGTGCGTATAACGCAAAATCGTTGGAGGTGTAG
- a CDS encoding extracellular solute-binding protein, producing the protein MKKGIVLFISLMLMFCVGTIFARGTSEGVGGKTTVTVQSWQHGLGMYKGLTDDDSQSRAIEEDFKAANPNADLSFKLLRTEDHMQSLRVDFAAGTAPDVIGLASGSVLEEFKDRLEPLGSYAEREWGANWQNKFTPASLSTILLSGDEVFAFPSAMSASGFIWYNNHLMRRANVPVPHDWVQLEKTTSGLRENGLIPLMFGGRDEWQNLDMFIVIMGTINKELANEVFAKQASWTERDVVKAFDYYQKLYSEGIVQDGAISTTMYNEGYSLWRDDDGNSTIPMMFNGSWELGTLKKENSFYETFSSNDISIATFPAIEGNSAIALSAPDVTWAINIDSENKDAAWDFIKWISYDMQQQVVDSLGFFSVLVDSPSPSVELPEDYRACYDVIVSAISGERTLGFRTSLYSDVNQALYDTLQQLAAGQITPQEAGEVMQKKVGNK; encoded by the coding sequence ATGAAAAAAGGAATTGTATTGTTCATAAGCCTGATGCTGATGTTCTGTGTTGGTACTATTTTTGCTCGGGGTACATCTGAAGGTGTAGGAGGGAAAACTACCGTTACAGTTCAATCTTGGCAACATGGGTTGGGGATGTACAAGGGGCTAACGGACGACGACTCGCAAAGTCGAGCAATCGAGGAAGACTTTAAGGCAGCGAATCCTAATGCTGATCTTTCTTTCAAGCTCTTAAGAACTGAAGATCACATGCAATCACTCCGTGTAGACTTTGCAGCTGGAACTGCTCCTGATGTAATCGGACTTGCGTCTGGTTCAGTTTTGGAAGAGTTTAAAGATCGATTGGAACCTTTGGGGAGTTATGCAGAAAGAGAGTGGGGAGCAAATTGGCAGAATAAGTTTACCCCTGCTTCTTTAAGTACAATTCTTCTCTCAGGAGATGAAGTATTCGCATTTCCCAGTGCAATGAGTGCCTCCGGGTTTATCTGGTATAACAATCACTTGATGAGAAGGGCAAATGTACCTGTTCCTCATGATTGGGTACAACTGGAGAAAACTACTTCTGGATTAAGGGAAAATGGCTTGATTCCTCTCATGTTTGGAGGCAGGGATGAGTGGCAAAATCTAGATATGTTCATCGTAATTATGGGAACAATTAATAAAGAGCTTGCGAATGAAGTCTTTGCAAAACAGGCAAGCTGGACAGAGAGGGATGTAGTTAAGGCTTTTGATTATTATCAGAAACTCTACAGTGAAGGAATTGTCCAAGATGGAGCAATCTCAACGACTATGTATAATGAAGGATATTCCTTGTGGAGAGACGATGATGGCAATAGTACCATACCGATGATGTTTAATGGCTCTTGGGAACTTGGTACTTTAAAGAAGGAGAATTCCTTCTATGAAACCTTCTCAAGCAATGATATTTCCATTGCAACATTTCCTGCTATTGAAGGAAACAGTGCGATTGCCTTATCTGCACCTGATGTAACGTGGGCTATAAACATTGATTCCGAGAATAAGGATGCTGCCTGGGATTTCATTAAATGGATTAGTTATGACATGCAGCAACAAGTTGTAGATTCCTTGGGTTTCTTCAGTGTTCTTGTTGATTCTCCTTCTCCTTCTGTTGAGCTACCAGAGGACTATCGGGCTTGTTATGATGTCATCGTTTCAGCAATTTCGGGAGAGAGAACACTTGGCTTCAGAACATCACTGTATTCCGACGTGAACCAAGCATTATATGACACTCTTCAGCAGCTTGCAGCGGGACAGATTACCCCGCAGGAAGCCGGTGAAGTAATGCAGAAGAAAGTTGGTAATAAATAA
- a CDS encoding AraC family transcriptional regulator has product MYQVMLLSNEHYRTTTLKKYSNIQVSQLKKHDTLIGFLPDSSIDVLIICQDFERHPVVSQIKKLLENCVFICVGNCHLASASHVSSVLEAFDNISKFCDMPAEKQLPFSVTLSFLRTLTNPLRATKLDEGILGLFPEYHFFACIVETAKQRTNLLPYIYHQIIDIDKNCLAYRFSEERAIVVLYTKHNAQELQNHIHTYFLHTDRSAFRVYTGTVQEGLVGIYTSFFEAYETLYVDGLFTPCSNFEDISDQHYEKPDDIIMLEHEIISSMQYRQGRDAIPLVLKWFDICRATTASFTNIQCEAILLYGDIKRVIFDHYVLKPRRIKRGLEVFEIINIPTFEELKTWFIVWLDYTLTDFAKARNKAPRFTSANAYQFIENHICEDCSLTNLAEYFNLTSQYVSTLFKQQCGCTFQNYVTKQKMKKAGELLLQSDKSIHETAKQLGFSDQKYFRTIFKAYWKVTPKMYTKQNQPY; this is encoded by the coding sequence ATGTATCAAGTGATGTTACTCAGTAACGAACACTACAGAACAACCACTTTGAAGAAGTATAGCAATATTCAAGTTTCGCAATTAAAGAAACATGACACGCTCATTGGCTTTCTTCCAGACTCATCAATTGACGTACTCATTATTTGTCAAGATTTCGAACGGCACCCTGTTGTTTCTCAAATCAAAAAACTTTTAGAAAATTGTGTTTTCATTTGTGTTGGCAATTGCCATCTTGCATCAGCTAGTCATGTTTCATCCGTTCTGGAGGCTTTTGATAATATAAGCAAGTTTTGCGACATGCCTGCTGAGAAACAGCTGCCATTCTCTGTTACACTTTCATTCTTAAGAACATTAACGAATCCATTACGTGCAACAAAACTTGACGAAGGTATCTTGGGGTTATTTCCTGAATATCATTTTTTTGCGTGTATTGTGGAGACAGCAAAGCAAAGGACAAACTTACTTCCATATATCTATCACCAGATTATTGATATAGACAAGAATTGTCTTGCATACAGATTCAGTGAAGAACGCGCGATAGTAGTTTTATACACAAAACATAATGCACAAGAATTGCAGAACCACATACATACATATTTTCTCCATACAGATCGAAGTGCATTTCGAGTATATACTGGTACGGTACAAGAGGGGCTGGTGGGTATATATACATCATTTTTTGAAGCTTATGAAACATTATACGTTGATGGATTGTTCACGCCTTGTTCCAACTTTGAGGATATTAGTGATCAACATTATGAGAAACCAGACGATATTATCATGCTTGAGCATGAAATTATTAGCAGCATGCAATACAGACAAGGGCGTGATGCTATTCCTCTCGTATTAAAGTGGTTTGATATATGCCGAGCTACTACCGCCTCATTCACAAATATACAGTGTGAAGCAATTCTATTGTATGGAGATATCAAACGTGTCATTTTCGATCATTATGTTCTGAAACCCCGAAGAATCAAACGAGGGTTGGAGGTATTTGAAATCATCAACATCCCTACATTTGAGGAGTTAAAAACATGGTTTATTGTATGGCTCGATTATACACTTACCGATTTCGCCAAAGCGAGGAATAAAGCACCTCGCTTTACTTCAGCAAATGCTTACCAATTCATAGAAAATCATATTTGTGAAGATTGTTCATTAACCAATCTAGCCGAATATTTCAATCTTACCAGTCAATACGTGAGTACCTTATTCAAACAACAATGTGGCTGCACCTTTCAAAACTATGTAACAAAACAAAAAATGAAGAAAGCTGGAGAATTGCTCCTCCAGTCAGATAAAAGCATACATGAGACAGCAAAACAACTGGGTTTCTCCGATCAGAAATATTTTAGAACTATTTTTAAGGCATATTGGAAGGTAACCCCCAAGATGTATACGAAGCAGAACCAGCCGTATTAA
- a CDS encoding FAD-dependent oxidoreductase yields the protein MKERYDVVVVGGGIAGLVASAYCARSGCSVLLCEQQEKLGGLVNSFERDGFIYDQGIRAIENSGIIFPMLKQLDIEIPWVRSPVTLAASDEKIVVESKESFVGYQAMLENLYPQNKQDIAAIMEEIKKITTYMDVLYGIDNPMFLDSYDDFSYVRKTLLPWLFKYMKTIGKIGKLNEPVAKHLQKFTNNQALIDIIAQHFFADTPTFFALSYFGLYLEYQYPIGGTGALPGALEDYLRSHDVDIQLNYPVTKIDVEQQTIEGRIKYDHLIWAADLKQLYRILKTNPLRDPKMQNTIEKTSCLLETKHGGDSIFSLFVATDLPPSYFKERSTPHLFYTPNTKGLSTVDIKALDPTIHDKQVIKEYLKAYLETTTYEISIPALRDLNLAPPGKTAIIISTLASYELFKRIEDDGWYEEAKQFSQEHMIKTLASSLYEGLEEHILDAFTSTPRTIEKLTSNSEGAITGWAFTEGEVPVIHSMKKITKSVITPLPHISQAGQWSFSPSGLPISVMTGKLAAGRALKELGKK from the coding sequence ATGAAGGAACGCTATGATGTTGTGGTAGTCGGAGGTGGGATTGCTGGATTGGTGGCTTCTGCATATTGTGCCCGCTCTGGGTGCTCAGTCCTACTCTGCGAGCAGCAAGAGAAGCTTGGTGGACTGGTTAATTCCTTCGAACGAGATGGGTTTATCTATGATCAAGGGATTCGGGCTATTGAAAACTCTGGCATTATTTTCCCAATGCTGAAACAATTGGATATCGAAATTCCATGGGTAAGAAGTCCTGTCACCCTTGCAGCCAGCGATGAGAAGATTGTGGTAGAAAGCAAAGAGAGCTTTGTCGGCTACCAAGCAATGCTTGAAAACCTGTATCCCCAGAACAAGCAAGACATTGCTGCCATCATGGAGGAGATCAAGAAGATCACCACCTATATGGATGTATTGTATGGAATCGACAACCCAATGTTCCTCGACTCCTATGATGATTTCTCCTACGTACGAAAAACCCTTTTACCTTGGTTATTCAAGTATATGAAAACCATCGGGAAAATTGGCAAGCTGAACGAGCCGGTAGCCAAACACTTGCAAAAATTCACCAACAACCAGGCCTTGATAGACATCATCGCCCAGCATTTCTTTGCAGATACCCCAACCTTCTTTGCCTTGAGTTACTTTGGGCTGTATCTCGAGTACCAGTACCCCATAGGGGGAACGGGAGCTCTTCCTGGAGCACTGGAGGACTATCTTCGCTCCCATGATGTGGACATCCAGTTGAACTACCCTGTCACAAAGATAGATGTGGAACAACAGACTATTGAAGGTCGTATCAAATATGATCATCTTATCTGGGCAGCAGATTTAAAGCAGCTTTACAGAATTCTTAAAACTAATCCACTACGTGATCCAAAAATGCAAAATACTATAGAGAAAACAAGTTGCCTGCTTGAAACAAAGCACGGAGGGGACTCCATCTTCTCTCTCTTTGTTGCAACTGATCTTCCTCCATCGTATTTCAAGGAACGCTCTACCCCTCACTTGTTCTATACCCCTAACACCAAGGGACTGAGTACGGTAGACATAAAAGCTTTGGATCCTACAATCCATGATAAACAAGTGATCAAGGAGTATCTCAAGGCATATCTGGAAACCACTACTTATGAGATTTCCATCCCAGCTCTCAGGGATCTGAATCTGGCTCCTCCTGGAAAAACTGCTATCATTATCAGCACACTGGCTTCCTATGAGCTATTCAAACGTATTGAGGATGATGGTTGGTATGAAGAGGCTAAGCAGTTCTCCCAGGAGCACATGATTAAAACACTTGCTTCCTCCCTCTATGAAGGACTGGAAGAACATATTCTGGATGCTTTCACTTCCACCCCGCGTACTATCGAAAAGCTGACAAGCAATAGTGAGGGAGCTATCACTGGTTGGGCATTCACCGAGGGAGAGGTTCCTGTTATCCATTCGATGAAGAAAATTACCAAGTCTGTCATTACCCCACTTCCTCACATAAGCCAAGCAGGGCAATGGAGTTTCAGCCCCTCTGGGCTGCCCATCTCAGTCATGACGGGAAAACTGGCAGCTGGTAGGGCATTGAAGGAATTGGGAAAGAAATGA
- a CDS encoding AAA family ATPase, with product MMKRKISGALKKWRQEEQGRTALLIDGARRVGKSYIVEEFAKEEYKSYIVIDFNRVNKEVKELFINYLNDLDTLFLYLSNYYNVKLYERETLIILDEVQLFPKARAAIKYLVGDGRYDYIETGSLMSIKTNVQDIVIPSEERHLSMYPMDFEEFLWALENETLMDYIRKCFSEKKPMGQVLHRKAMDYFRQYLIVGGMPQAVEEYIRTRDFDRVDRIKRDILTLYRADIIKHAKGYEMKTEQIFDDIPAQLQKHDRKFTVSSLKKEARLRDYEDALFWLNDAMIVNICYNSSAPTIGLRLNMNRMTLKCYMADTGLLISHAFDENGIVSEELYKKILFDKLEVNLGMIVENIVAQMLVAGGHKLYFYYNSSREDTSSRMEIDFLIAKNKISNRHNISPIEVKSSKNYSLKSLQKFKAKFAAQLHTRYVLHPSDLKIEEDIIYLPLYMTSLL from the coding sequence ATGATGAAGAGAAAAATTTCAGGTGCATTGAAGAAATGGAGACAAGAAGAACAAGGCCGTACTGCGCTTCTCATCGATGGAGCTCGTCGTGTCGGAAAAAGTTATATAGTTGAAGAGTTTGCTAAGGAAGAATATAAGAGCTATATCGTTATTGACTTCAATCGCGTGAACAAGGAAGTCAAGGAGCTCTTCATTAACTATCTGAATGACCTAGATACCTTATTCCTATACTTATCAAACTATTATAATGTAAAGTTGTATGAACGAGAGACCCTGATAATTCTTGATGAGGTTCAACTCTTTCCAAAAGCTCGGGCAGCCATAAAATATCTTGTTGGAGATGGAAGATATGACTATATAGAGACAGGTTCCCTTATGAGCATCAAGACCAATGTACAAGACATTGTCATTCCTTCAGAAGAACGTCACTTGAGTATGTATCCGATGGATTTCGAGGAGTTTCTATGGGCTCTAGAAAATGAAACACTTATGGACTACATAAGAAAATGTTTTTCAGAGAAGAAACCGATGGGACAGGTCCTTCATAGAAAAGCCATGGACTACTTCAGGCAATACCTCATTGTAGGAGGAATGCCACAAGCAGTTGAGGAATATATACGGACTCGTGACTTCGATCGGGTAGACCGAATTAAACGAGATATTCTCACATTGTATCGTGCTGATATTATAAAACATGCCAAGGGCTATGAAATGAAAACAGAGCAAATCTTCGATGATATTCCTGCGCAGCTCCAGAAGCATGATAGGAAATTCACGGTATCCTCGTTAAAGAAAGAAGCACGTCTTCGTGATTATGAGGATGCTCTTTTCTGGCTAAATGACGCCATGATTGTGAACATCTGCTACAATTCCAGCGCACCAACCATTGGGTTGAGACTAAACATGAACCGTATGACTCTTAAATGCTATATGGCAGATACAGGCCTACTCATCAGTCACGCATTTGATGAAAATGGAATTGTGAGTGAAGAGCTATACAAGAAAATACTCTTCGATAAGCTTGAAGTAAATCTTGGAATGATTGTAGAGAATATTGTGGCCCAGATGCTGGTAGCAGGGGGACATAAGCTGTACTTTTATTATAATTCCTCACGTGAGGATACCTCTTCACGAATGGAAATTGATTTCCTGATAGCAAAAAACAAGATTAGCAACAGACACAACATAAGCCCTATTGAGGTAAAATCCAGCAAGAATTATTCCTTAAAATCTCTGCAGAAATTCAAGGCAAAGTTTGCAGCACAACTACATACTCGCTATGTATTACATCCCAGTGACCTAAAGATAGAAGAGGATATTATCTATCTCCCTCTGTATATGACATCGCTTCTGTGA
- a CDS encoding glycoside hydrolase family 2 TIM barrel-domain containing protein, whose translation MQVVPRGEYPRPNFIREHWLSLNGTWEFSFDQPIFNSQITVPFVYEAAMSGIGDTAFHETVWYRKRFMLDKQYDGHRVILHFGAVDYFCEVRVNGDLVLTHEGGQTSFSVDITDNVQFGSETVVMLKVNDDPYDMEIPRGKQYWEEKPKSIFYMHSCGIWQSVWIEYVPQSYIASVRITPLFDEKAVKFDYRLVGEKDHVFETELFFEGLSIASIAINTKSLKGSFKILLQDTAQRHWNFYEDMAWSPENPRLFDVNFRLKGSFSVADEVQSYFGMRKISIENGIFMLNNRPYFQRLVLDQGYWPESLMTAPSDDSFVEDIKLVKAMGFNGVRKHQKVEDPRFLFHADKMGLLVWGEIGSAHNYSVSYASRMYKEWMDVLVRDYNHPCIVVWTPLNESWGIQEVLTSKEQQAHCNALVQMTKSIDGTRLVVDNDGWEHTCGDIWSVHDYEGNAEEFAKHYLTTNALLSFKPAGKEHFINGYTSNGKPILVSEFGGIKFIEEGSADSQESWGYTADTTAESFEKHLASLFKALQASSIVQGYCYTQLTDVATERNGLLTEKREPKIPVESMKKINEG comes from the coding sequence ATGCAAGTTGTCCCGAGGGGAGAGTACCCGAGACCGAATTTTATCAGAGAGCACTGGCTCTCTTTGAATGGAACCTGGGAGTTCTCATTTGATCAACCGATTTTTAATAGCCAAATTACTGTTCCCTTTGTATATGAAGCAGCAATGTCGGGGATTGGTGATACTGCATTTCACGAAACGGTATGGTACCGTAAGAGGTTTATGCTTGATAAGCAATATGATGGGCATCGGGTTATACTGCACTTTGGGGCTGTTGATTATTTCTGTGAGGTTAGAGTTAACGGAGATTTAGTTCTGACACACGAAGGTGGCCAGACTTCTTTTTCAGTTGATATCACCGACAATGTACAGTTTGGGTCTGAAACAGTTGTAATGCTCAAAGTCAATGATGACCCTTACGATATGGAGATTCCTCGAGGAAAACAGTATTGGGAAGAAAAGCCCAAGAGTATTTTTTATATGCATTCCTGTGGCATTTGGCAAAGTGTATGGATTGAGTATGTACCCCAGAGCTATATTGCTTCAGTGAGGATTACCCCGTTATTTGATGAAAAGGCTGTAAAATTTGATTATCGTCTTGTGGGGGAGAAAGACCATGTTTTTGAGACAGAGCTCTTCTTCGAAGGTCTTTCGATTGCTTCCATTGCAATAAATACGAAAAGTCTAAAGGGTAGCTTCAAGATATTATTGCAGGATACAGCACAACGACATTGGAATTTCTATGAAGATATGGCTTGGTCCCCTGAAAACCCAAGGTTGTTTGATGTCAATTTTAGGTTGAAAGGTTCTTTTTCTGTTGCTGATGAGGTGCAATCATATTTTGGAATGCGAAAGATTTCCATTGAGAATGGTATCTTCATGCTGAATAATCGACCATATTTTCAACGGTTGGTCCTTGATCAAGGGTACTGGCCAGAATCATTGATGACAGCACCTTCAGATGATTCATTCGTTGAGGATATCAAACTCGTCAAGGCGATGGGGTTCAATGGAGTAAGAAAACATCAGAAGGTAGAGGATCCTCGGTTTCTGTTCCATGCAGATAAGATGGGGTTGTTGGTTTGGGGTGAGATTGGTTCAGCGCATAACTATTCGGTCTCCTATGCTTCAAGAATGTACAAGGAATGGATGGATGTTCTCGTACGTGACTATAATCATCCATGTATTGTTGTTTGGACTCCATTAAACGAATCATGGGGTATCCAAGAGGTATTGACGAGCAAGGAACAACAAGCTCATTGTAATGCTCTCGTGCAAATGACAAAGTCAATCGATGGTACAAGGCTTGTTGTCGATAATGATGGTTGGGAGCACACTTGCGGTGATATTTGGTCAGTACATGATTATGAAGGGAATGCAGAAGAGTTTGCAAAGCATTATCTAACAACCAATGCTCTTTTATCATTCAAACCCGCGGGAAAAGAACATTTTATCAATGGCTATACATCGAACGGTAAACCGATCCTAGTGAGTGAATTTGGTGGAATCAAATTCATTGAAGAGGGTAGTGCAGATTCTCAGGAATCCTGGGGGTATACCGCTGATACAACTGCTGAATCTTTCGAGAAGCATCTTGCTTCGCTTTTTAAGGCTCTCCAAGCGAGTAGTATTGTACAAGGCTACTGCTATACCCAACTTACTGATGTTGCAACAGAGAGGAATGGATTACTCACAGAGAAGAGAGAACCCAAAATTCCGGTAGAATCTATGAAGAAGATCAACGAAGGATAG